One window from the genome of Bartonella sp. WD16.2 encodes:
- a CDS encoding quinone-dependent dihydroorotate dehydrogenase: MSFFHCIGRSFLFMLDPERAHRLAIAGLKMGLSGYQEILDERLCVTVAGLKFKNFVGLAAGFDKNAEVIDAVLGLGFGFTEIGTVTPKPQMGNPKPRLFRLVEDEAIINRMGFNNDGHQAVYKRICTRKQGSIVGINIGANKDTVDKIDDYIAGVTCFYGVADYFTINVSSPNTPGLRDLQTRSHLSLLMKAVSQARNEKKEKHGVSVPIFLKIAPDLTEQELDDIAEEMKLSDFDGLIVSNTTLSRQGLKNSALIGEEGGLSGRPLFEHSTIILAKMRKRLGKDIAIIGVGGVRDAQTALEKIKAGADLVQLYSGMVYEGPELAVTITRDVLQIMQQDGIDTIKAYRDYSVDNWAKRALLLS, translated from the coding sequence GTGAGTTTTTTTCATTGTATTGGGCGTTCTTTTTTATTTATGTTGGATCCGGAACGTGCGCATCGTTTAGCTATTGCTGGGTTAAAAATGGGATTGAGTGGGTATCAAGAAATTCTTGATGAGCGTTTGTGTGTAACTGTTGCAGGCCTTAAGTTTAAGAATTTTGTTGGTCTTGCCGCAGGTTTTGATAAAAACGCAGAGGTTATAGATGCTGTTTTAGGCTTAGGATTTGGTTTTACTGAGATTGGTACAGTTACACCAAAACCGCAAATGGGAAATCCCAAGCCACGACTCTTCCGTTTGGTAGAAGATGAAGCTATTATTAATAGAATGGGTTTTAATAATGACGGACATCAGGCTGTTTACAAAAGGATTTGCACACGTAAGCAGGGTAGTATTGTAGGGATCAATATTGGTGCTAATAAAGATACCGTCGATAAGATTGACGATTATATTGCCGGTGTTACTTGTTTTTATGGTGTAGCTGATTATTTCACGATTAATGTTTCTTCACCTAATACACCAGGTTTGCGTGATTTGCAGACACGTAGTCATTTGAGTCTTTTAATGAAGGCTGTTTCCCAAGCGCGCAATGAAAAAAAGGAAAAACATGGTGTCTCTGTTCCGATTTTTTTAAAAATTGCGCCCGATTTAACGGAGCAAGAATTAGACGATATAGCTGAGGAAATGAAACTATCTGATTTTGATGGTTTAATTGTTTCCAATACCACTCTTTCACGTCAAGGCCTTAAGAATAGTGCATTGATTGGCGAGGAGGGAGGGTTATCAGGACGTCCACTGTTTGAGCACTCCACCATTATACTTGCAAAAATGCGTAAAAGATTGGGTAAAGATATTGCAATCATTGGTGTTGGTGGTGTACGTGATGCACAAACAGCTTTGGAAAAAATCAAAGCCGGAGCAGATTTAGTTCAGCTCTATAGCGGAATGGTTTATGAGGGGCCAGAACTTGCCGTAACTATTACGAGAGATGTTTTGCAGATTATGCAGCAAGATGGTATTGATACTATAAAAGCTTATCGCGATTATAGTGTTGATAATTGGGCAAAACGTGCACTTCTTTTGTCGTGA
- a CDS encoding glutamine synthetase family protein — protein MAVKNSEPMKRKGYKPVSDFLKNLRGVNNWEQVSQWLSFRDVEDIECITPDQAGVARGKMMLSKKFTSETSLALPSAVFMTTISGSYPEDGNGFEYPKTDGDLRLEPDLSTLSIVPWEDAPTAQVICDLVYQNGQAVDYTPRNVLRTVIDFYTQMGLKPIVSPEIEFYLVEKNPDPDYPLVPPVGRSGRSIGGGQGYSIAGVNEFDELIDDIYQFSEAQGLEIDTLIHEEGAGQFEINLRHGDPVELADQVFMFKRTIREAALKHNMYATFMAKPIQGQPGSAMHIHQSVIDQKTGDNIFTEKDGGESVRFRHFIGGLQKHMAGVFVMLAPYVNSYRRLMPCFSAPVNLRWGYDNRTTAFRVPRSVPQGRRVENRLPSSDANPYLALAASLACGLIGLQNKLEPDEPAEKTVNADNIELPRGLIEAVNLFEQDEALRTILGDAFVSTYAAIKRQEFETFMQVISPWEREYLLLNV, from the coding sequence ATAGCTGTGAAAAATAGCGAGCCAATGAAACGCAAAGGTTATAAGCCTGTTTCTGATTTTCTAAAAAATTTGCGTGGTGTAAATAATTGGGAACAAGTTTCGCAATGGCTTTCATTCCGGGATGTGGAAGATATTGAGTGTATTACACCTGATCAGGCGGGGGTAGCGCGTGGCAAGATGATGCTTTCTAAAAAATTCACATCAGAAACATCTTTAGCATTGCCTTCAGCAGTTTTTATGACAACAATTTCAGGGTCTTATCCTGAAGATGGAAATGGTTTTGAATATCCGAAAACAGATGGTGATTTACGTCTTGAGCCTGATCTTTCTACACTGAGTATTGTGCCATGGGAAGATGCACCTACAGCGCAGGTGATTTGTGATCTTGTATATCAAAATGGGCAGGCTGTTGATTATACACCACGTAATGTTCTGCGGACAGTAATTGATTTTTATACTCAAATGGGATTGAAACCGATTGTTTCACCAGAAATTGAGTTTTATTTAGTGGAAAAGAATCCTGATCCTGATTACCCTTTGGTACCTCCAGTTGGTCGTTCTGGGCGTTCGATTGGTGGTGGGCAAGGCTACTCGATTGCGGGTGTTAATGAGTTTGATGAGCTGATTGACGATATTTATCAATTTTCAGAGGCACAAGGATTGGAAATTGATACTCTCATTCATGAGGAAGGAGCAGGTCAGTTTGAAATTAATTTACGTCATGGTGATCCTGTTGAACTAGCTGATCAGGTTTTTATGTTTAAACGAACGATTCGTGAAGCAGCACTTAAACATAATATGTATGCAACTTTTATGGCCAAACCTATTCAGGGGCAACCGGGGTCTGCCATGCATATTCACCAATCTGTTATAGATCAAAAAACTGGAGACAATATTTTTACAGAGAAAGATGGTGGGGAAAGTGTACGTTTTCGCCACTTTATTGGTGGTTTGCAAAAGCATATGGCTGGAGTATTTGTTATGCTTGCTCCTTATGTTAATTCTTATCGGCGCCTTATGCCGTGTTTCTCAGCGCCGGTTAATTTGCGGTGGGGATATGATAATCGTACTACAGCGTTTCGTGTGCCACGTTCAGTTCCACAGGGACGACGCGTTGAGAATAGACTTCCTTCATCGGATGCTAATCCTTATTTAGCGCTTGCTGCTTCTTTAGCGTGTGGTCTCATTGGTTTGCAGAACAAACTTGAACCAGATGAGCCGGCAGAAAAAACTGTAAATGCTGATAACATTGAATTACCGCGTGGATTAATTGAGGCGGTCAATTTATTTGAACAAGATGAAGCATTACGTACTATTTTAGGAGATGCATTTGTAAGTACTTATGCCGCTATCAAACGACAAGAGTTTGAAACTTTTATGCAAGTGATTAGCCCGTGGGAGCGTGAATATCTCCTGCTTAATGTTTAA
- a CDS encoding NAD(P)/FAD-dependent oxidoreductase: MINSHQIFPGVSWYEDTLEDRPSYPLFVGEETQCDVVIVGGGFTGLSAAYHLAKAGMSVVLFEASCFGDGASGRNGGQLGTGQRQWVETLESKYGFEQSKILFDLAEEAKRDILSWCAMPDCNIDFIAGQLSVTHKKREIRAYQQHVEAMQRYGYRGLTFMDKAETDERLGSSFYHGGIRDVDTGHINPLKLIVWLAKKAKKVGAKLYEKTQVKAIERSNNQCVVVTERGNIKAESVLLATNAYNLGLQDFVQKHIFSIRSYIGATEPLSKCSQILSGREAVDDSRFMVRYFRKSIDNRLLFGGVESYSNQYPVDLDERIRRQIVEIYPHLHSINLTHRWGATVAITFERMPYVRQLMPGVTYCGGYSGHGVMLAPFIGKLYAEWVSGKHERFKYFQDLKISSFPGGKIFRYPLIFLAMNWFSLMDRF; this comes from the coding sequence ATGATTAATTCTCATCAAATTTTTCCAGGAGTTTCTTGGTATGAAGATACTTTGGAAGATCGCCCTTCTTATCCGTTGTTTGTGGGTGAAGAGACACAATGCGATGTAGTTATTGTTGGAGGTGGATTTACAGGGCTTTCAGCTGCTTATCATTTAGCTAAGGCTGGAATGAGTGTTGTTTTGTTTGAAGCTTCATGTTTTGGCGATGGTGCTTCGGGGCGCAATGGTGGGCAATTGGGAACAGGTCAACGACAATGGGTAGAAACGCTAGAAAGCAAGTATGGTTTTGAACAAAGTAAAATATTATTTGATTTAGCTGAAGAAGCCAAGAGGGATATTTTATCTTGGTGTGCCATGCCTGATTGTAATATCGACTTTATAGCAGGCCAACTTTCCGTTACCCATAAAAAACGTGAGATAAGAGCTTATCAGCAGCATGTTGAGGCTATGCAGCGTTATGGTTATCGTGGTCTTACTTTTATGGATAAGGCTGAAACAGATGAACGGCTTGGCTCGTCTTTTTATCATGGCGGTATCCGTGATGTAGATACTGGCCATATTAATCCATTAAAGTTAATTGTTTGGTTGGCAAAAAAAGCAAAGAAAGTTGGCGCTAAACTTTATGAGAAGACTCAAGTGAAAGCGATAGAGCGTAGTAATAACCAGTGCGTAGTGGTGACAGAACGAGGCAATATAAAGGCTGAGAGTGTATTATTGGCGACCAATGCATATAATCTTGGGCTTCAGGATTTTGTGCAGAAACATATTTTTTCTATTCGCTCCTATATTGGAGCAACTGAACCATTATCAAAGTGTAGTCAGATTCTTTCTGGAAGAGAAGCGGTAGATGATTCCCGTTTTATGGTTCGTTATTTTCGAAAAAGTATCGACAATCGTTTATTATTTGGTGGGGTAGAAAGTTATAGTAACCAGTATCCGGTTGATTTAGATGAGCGTATACGTCGGCAAATTGTTGAAATTTATCCACACCTTCACTCTATAAATTTGACCCATCGTTGGGGAGCAACAGTAGCAATTACATTTGAACGCATGCCTTATGTTCGCCAACTTATGCCGGGTGTTACTTATTGTGGAGGATATTCAGGGCACGGGGTTATGCTTGCTCCCTTTATAGGAAAATTATATGCTGAATGGGTATCTGGAAAACATGAACGTTTTAAGTATTTTCAGGATTTAAAGATTTCATCCTTTCCGGGTGGTAAGATTTTTCGTTATCCTCTTATATTTTTAGCAATGAACTGGTTTTCTTTGATGGATCGTTTTTAA
- the folD gene encoding bifunctional methylenetetrahydrofolate dehydrogenase/methenyltetrahydrofolate cyclohydrolase FolD: MNNIIDGKKLAENIINKIKKETKKLRNNHKIQPGIAVIIVGDDPASQVYVTSKSKKAEECGFLSIKHTIPQDTKEEELLQLIETLNSDPKIHGILVQLPLPAHINTNKITQAIAVQKDVDGFHYINIGKLAANILEDTFIPCTPAGVMMIIEYQRGRDLSGLDAVIVGRSNIVGKPMAALLIAANATVTIAHSRTRNLAEVCSSADILVVAVGRPHIIKKDWVKQGAIVIDVGINRIEASEKGTNKTRLVGDVDFEEVKEKASAITPVPGGVGPMTIAMLMVNTLKAAAQAHKLPLPKF, from the coding sequence ATGAACAATATTATTGACGGAAAAAAGCTTGCTGAAAACATTATTAATAAAATCAAGAAAGAAACAAAAAAACTTCGTAACAATCATAAAATACAGCCTGGGATTGCTGTTATTATTGTTGGAGATGATCCCGCAAGTCAGGTTTATGTTACCTCAAAAAGTAAAAAAGCTGAAGAATGCGGTTTTCTTTCAATTAAGCATACAATTCCTCAAGACACGAAAGAAGAAGAACTCCTGCAACTTATTGAAACATTAAATTCCGATCCTAAAATTCATGGGATTTTGGTGCAACTCCCTCTACCTGCTCATATCAATACGAACAAAATAACGCAAGCTATCGCCGTCCAAAAAGATGTTGATGGTTTTCATTATATCAATATAGGAAAACTCGCAGCAAATATACTTGAAGATACGTTCATTCCTTGCACACCTGCTGGTGTTATGATGATAATCGAATACCAACGTGGGCGGGATTTATCAGGTCTTGATGCAGTCATCGTTGGGCGTTCTAATATTGTTGGCAAACCTATGGCAGCCTTATTGATAGCAGCCAATGCTACCGTGACAATCGCCCACAGTCGCACCCGTAATCTTGCCGAAGTGTGTAGCAGTGCTGATATTTTAGTTGTAGCTGTTGGTCGTCCACATATCATTAAAAAAGATTGGGTAAAACAAGGAGCTATTGTTATTGATGTTGGTATTAACCGAATTGAAGCTTCAGAAAAAGGTACCAATAAAACCCGTCTTGTCGGTGATGTAGATTTTGAAGAAGTCAAAGAAAAAGCCTCTGCTATTACTCCTGTACCTGGAGGTGTTGGTCCTATGACAATCGCTATGCTCATGGTCAATACGCTTAAAGCTGCTGCTCAAGCCCACAAGTTACCTCTACCAAAATTCTAA
- a CDS encoding AsmA family protein, which yields MLIRIIKFLSGVFVAVVFLLGTSVIVLPYLVSTDTIRIRVAQDLSAWTGYNVQLREPPRLKLFPYPKAFLSGVTLTSKINNVTPLMEAESIEVDLSLIDLLRGCVSFSETRIVRPQFVMEKPFKTVSDFFNTLSRSQGTLGLAVRNAREIVKLNPDQPDVESLLNQPFGRIVIENGVLIYRDSVSDVTEKITGLNATIDWSESTQAARFRARARWHGELTELLINADQALLLLAGGQSSLRVSFNSLRGGITFTGKARLSEYYIFDGKISMRSPGWNQTLAWIGGNQFWGGRLKLPIVWESHFLAQPKRIEMNNITFNMGAVNARGALEFDFQNHVPNIIGSLAFDSMNLNVLESMVSLVGKENEFLDMAIFDRIGLDVRISAPQAKIGKIALTNLAATMQIKNRRGNFDLGNANIFGGSIQSNVQIVPNGKKVCIEGRVSGTSVDAQTFSEALGLTPFIQAKTGFVVTIQMLVSSWSEILEKIQGKLTVNIPSGRLLRYDLNELQHKLLGNEPFFLVNNHAFSTPFERLDIKAKFSDGVVTEIESLMRMADWNLSIDGPIAVPITKEKQKDFMLQGRLQKNNRSDTLCKDVHCLTNSLVRPFSFSLSSVGQSLGKFFVKKNIDEN from the coding sequence GTGCTCATCAGAATAATAAAATTTTTGAGTGGGGTTTTTGTAGCAGTTGTTTTTTTGCTTGGAACTTCTGTTATTGTTTTACCTTATCTTGTATCAACCGACACGATTCGTATCCGAGTGGCACAGGATTTAAGCGCATGGACAGGCTATAATGTGCAACTGCGTGAACCACCACGTTTGAAACTTTTTCCTTATCCAAAAGCATTTCTTTCAGGAGTTACTTTAACATCCAAAATTAATAATGTTACACCTTTAATGGAAGCTGAATCGATAGAAGTAGATCTTTCTTTAATTGATCTTCTTAGGGGATGTGTTTCTTTTTCAGAAACACGAATTGTGCGTCCACAATTTGTTATGGAAAAGCCTTTTAAAACAGTGTCTGATTTTTTTAATACACTTTCGCGGTCACAAGGTACTTTAGGGTTAGCAGTGCGTAATGCTCGTGAAATTGTTAAGCTCAATCCTGATCAACCAGATGTAGAGAGCCTTTTAAACCAGCCTTTTGGACGTATTGTCATCGAAAATGGTGTTCTTATTTATCGTGATAGTGTTTCTGATGTGACAGAAAAAATAACAGGACTGAATGCAACTATCGATTGGTCAGAATCAACACAAGCAGCGCGGTTTCGCGCAAGGGCTCGTTGGCATGGGGAGTTAACGGAATTATTAATTAACGCTGATCAAGCTTTATTGCTTTTAGCAGGGGGGCAAAGCTCACTTAGAGTGAGCTTTAATTCTTTGCGTGGTGGTATAACGTTTACGGGGAAAGCGCGATTATCTGAATATTACATTTTTGACGGAAAAATATCGATGCGTTCTCCTGGCTGGAATCAAACATTGGCTTGGATTGGTGGAAATCAGTTTTGGGGAGGGAGATTAAAACTACCTATTGTATGGGAGTCTCATTTTTTAGCACAGCCAAAACGTATCGAAATGAATAATATTACATTTAATATGGGCGCTGTAAATGCACGTGGAGCTTTGGAATTTGATTTTCAAAACCATGTTCCTAACATAATTGGATCTTTAGCTTTTGATAGTATGAATCTTAATGTATTAGAGTCGATGGTTTCACTAGTTGGAAAGGAAAATGAATTCCTTGATATGGCAATTTTTGATCGTATTGGATTAGATGTGCGAATTTCAGCACCACAAGCAAAAATAGGTAAGATTGCACTCACAAATTTGGCAGCAACAATGCAAATTAAAAATAGGCGTGGGAATTTTGATCTTGGAAATGCAAATATTTTTGGTGGATCTATTCAGAGTAATGTTCAAATTGTACCAAATGGTAAAAAAGTGTGCATTGAAGGACGCGTTTCGGGTACTTCTGTTGATGCGCAAACTTTTTCAGAGGCTTTAGGACTGACACCATTTATACAGGCTAAAACTGGCTTCGTCGTAACAATACAAATGCTTGTTAGTAGTTGGTCAGAAATTCTTGAGAAAATTCAAGGAAAATTAACAGTGAATATACCTTCTGGCCGATTATTGAGATATGATTTAAATGAGTTGCAGCACAAGCTTTTAGGGAATGAACCGTTTTTTTTAGTAAATAACCACGCGTTTTCAACACCTTTTGAGCGTTTAGATATTAAAGCAAAGTTTTCTGATGGCGTGGTAACGGAAATAGAATCATTAATGCGTATGGCAGATTGGAATTTGTCTATTGATGGTCCGATTGCAGTGCCTATCACCAAGGAAAAGCAGAAGGATTTTATGTTGCAAGGACGATTACAGAAGAATAATCGTTCAGATACTTTATGCAAAGATGTTCACTGCCTTACTAATAGCCTTGTACGACCTTTTAGTTTTTCACTTAGCTCTGTGGGGCAGTCTCTAGGAAAATTTTTTGTTAAGAAAAATATCGATGAAAATTAA
- a CDS encoding glutamate--cysteine ligase, giving the protein MALDTTDESEIHNLDSLVGYLQEGCKAENDWCIGTEHEKFPFYINGFRPVPYEGAKGIRALLEGMQQALGWKAVLDEGNIVGLVESAGQGAISLEPGGQFELSGAPLKTVGHTYCELMEHLALLKKISGPLGIGFLGIGASPKWTLDETPQMPKSRYQIMTKYMPKVGHSGLDMMYRTATIQVNLDFSSETDMRRKMQVSMKLQSIATALFASSPFIEGHPNDLLSWRSHVWCGTDNQRTGVLPFIFSERFGFADYVEWALDVPMYFIIRDGHYHDCTHITFRQFMNGALKGQIVDSTPNIRDWVDHLSTLFPEVRLKRFLEMRGADGGSWKHICALSAFWVGLLYDSEALNEAEALTKDWCFEEVLGMRRRVPKEGLQTPFRQTIILELARQAIAISRKGLKNRKQYDTGGYDEESFLNPLEEMIAMGQTDADRLLSNYHSIWGGSVEPVFLECAY; this is encoded by the coding sequence ATGGCGCTTGATACAACTGATGAAAGTGAAATTCACAATTTAGATTCTCTAGTTGGCTATCTTCAAGAGGGTTGTAAAGCAGAAAATGATTGGTGTATTGGTACAGAGCATGAGAAATTTCCATTCTATATAAATGGTTTTCGTCCTGTTCCATATGAAGGTGCAAAGGGTATTCGTGCACTTTTAGAGGGGATGCAACAAGCTCTAGGGTGGAAAGCTGTTTTAGATGAAGGAAATATTGTGGGGCTTGTAGAATCAGCGGGTCAAGGTGCGATTTCTTTGGAGCCTGGAGGGCAGTTTGAATTATCTGGTGCACCATTAAAAACGGTTGGCCACACTTATTGTGAGCTGATGGAACATTTGGCTCTCCTTAAAAAAATTTCAGGACCATTAGGTATTGGTTTTTTAGGTATTGGTGCTAGTCCAAAATGGACTTTAGATGAAACACCGCAAATGCCCAAATCACGTTATCAAATTATGACTAAATACATGCCAAAAGTTGGTCATAGTGGTCTTGATATGATGTATAGAACAGCGACTATTCAGGTGAATCTTGATTTTTCATCTGAAACTGATATGCGGCGCAAAATGCAAGTGTCAATGAAATTGCAATCCATTGCAACAGCATTATTTGCCAGTTCACCTTTTATTGAAGGGCACCCAAATGATTTGTTATCGTGGCGTTCTCATGTTTGGTGTGGTACTGATAATCAAAGAACAGGAGTACTTCCTTTTATATTTTCCGAACGCTTTGGGTTTGCTGATTATGTTGAGTGGGCACTTGATGTACCGATGTATTTTATTATACGCGATGGGCATTATCATGATTGTACACATATAACTTTTCGCCAATTTATGAATGGAGCATTGAAAGGGCAAATTGTAGATTCAACACCTAATATAAGAGATTGGGTAGATCACTTATCGACCTTATTTCCTGAAGTACGCTTAAAGCGCTTTTTAGAAATGAGAGGCGCTGATGGCGGGTCTTGGAAACATATCTGTGCATTATCTGCTTTTTGGGTTGGTCTTCTTTATGATAGTGAAGCGCTTAATGAGGCGGAAGCTTTGACGAAAGATTGGTGTTTTGAAGAAGTTTTAGGTATGCGTAGACGTGTTCCAAAAGAAGGATTGCAAACACCTTTTCGTCAAACGATAATTTTAGAATTAGCACGCCAAGCTATTGCGATTTCACGCAAGGGTTTAAAAAATCGCAAGCAATATGATACTGGCGGTTATGATGAGGAAAGTTTTCTTAATCCTTTGGAAGAAATGATTGCAATGGGTCAAACAGATGCTGATAGGTTGTTATCTAATTATCATTCTATTTGGGGTGGGTCTGTAGAGCCAGTGTTTTTAGAATGTGCTTATTAG
- the rpsU gene encoding 30S ribosomal protein S21: MQVLVRDNNVDQALRALKKKMQREGIFREMKMRGYYEKPSEKRAREKAEAIRRTRKLARKRAQREGLISNGRAVFVR, encoded by the coding sequence GTGCAAGTACTCGTTCGTGATAATAATGTTGATCAAGCATTGCGTGCGCTAAAAAAGAAAATGCAGCGCGAAGGTATCTTTCGTGAAATGAAGATGCGTGGATATTATGAAAAGCCATCGGAAAAACGGGCTCGTGAAAAGGCTGAGGCTATTCGTCGTACACGTAAACTTGCCCGTAAACGCGCGCAAAGAGAAGGTCTCATTAGTAACGGCCGAGCTGTTTTTGTACGATAA
- a CDS encoding efflux RND transporter periplasmic adaptor subunit, which produces MGSLKKIIPLMLLGIICVAIYFWSKHDIECLVPTEGKTKNAPHAASKASMGMLPVNVVVDLVKVQDFYERLNAIGSGRAIAAVDLAPWSGGVVDKIFVSAGTKVQVGDAIAKLDSKKEEIAAARAKVQRDNSALTLSRILKLRATNTATEVQEITARLELENANLTLSDADLALDRRIIRAPISGIVGILPIDVGNSVGINTVIGRVENNERILVDIWVPERYASRIHKGDEVTAALIAQPDKTFVGHVYAVDNMVDPQSRTLHVQVEIQNEKNVLMSGMSFSVTFQFHDGSFPVVDPLAIQWNSRGSFVWRVREGKVEYVPVSIIQHKANQVFVKAPLENGDQIVVQGVQMLRPGGHVIVHDSKAHQKQLSEANGQDRQ; this is translated from the coding sequence ATGGGATCGCTGAAAAAGATCATTCCATTAATGCTTTTGGGTATTATTTGTGTTGCCATTTATTTTTGGTCAAAACACGATATAGAATGTCTTGTTCCTACAGAAGGTAAAACAAAAAATGCACCGCATGCTGCATCGAAAGCATCAATGGGAATGCTGCCGGTAAATGTCGTTGTTGATCTTGTTAAAGTTCAAGATTTTTATGAACGTCTTAATGCTATTGGTAGTGGACGGGCTATTGCTGCGGTGGATTTAGCTCCTTGGTCAGGAGGCGTTGTTGATAAGATTTTTGTGTCTGCCGGTACAAAAGTGCAGGTAGGTGATGCGATTGCAAAACTTGATTCTAAAAAGGAAGAAATAGCAGCTGCAAGAGCAAAAGTTCAACGCGACAATAGTGCCTTAACGCTTTCACGTATTCTTAAATTACGTGCGACTAATACAGCAACAGAGGTTCAAGAGATTACTGCGCGCTTAGAATTAGAGAATGCAAATTTAACTTTGTCTGATGCTGATTTAGCACTTGATCGGCGAATAATTCGTGCACCAATTAGTGGAATTGTTGGTATTTTACCTATTGATGTGGGAAATTCTGTTGGTATTAATACTGTGATAGGTCGTGTTGAGAATAACGAACGTATTTTGGTTGATATTTGGGTGCCTGAACGATATGCATCACGTATCCATAAAGGGGATGAAGTGACTGCAGCCTTAATAGCACAGCCAGATAAGACTTTTGTTGGCCATGTTTATGCGGTTGATAATATGGTTGATCCACAAAGCCGTACACTTCACGTTCAAGTTGAAATTCAGAATGAAAAAAATGTACTTATGTCTGGTATGTCTTTTTCTGTTACGTTTCAATTTCACGATGGTTCTTTCCCGGTCGTTGATCCTCTTGCCATTCAATGGAACAGTAGAGGGTCATTCGTTTGGCGTGTGAGAGAGGGTAAAGTAGAATACGTTCCAGTATCAATTATTCAGCATAAAGCAAATCAAGTATTTGTAAAAGCTCCCCTAGAAAATGGTGATCAGATTGTCGTTCAAGGGGTACAAATGCTTCGTCCGGGTGGTCATGTTATTGTTCATGATTCAAAGGCTCATCAAAAGCAATTATCAGAAGCTAATGGGCAGGATAGGCAATGA